AAGATTAAGTTTGACTAGGTTTTCAGCAGCTTCCTTTTCTTGAATGATAAAATTGTAACGATCTGCTAGTGCAAAAGCAAGTAACATCATTTCCGCAGCCGAACCATACTGTGGACCTTCGATGGTGAATACATTGGTTGGAATGATTCCAAGTGCTCTTAATGTGGATATGATAAGTGCTAAAAATAAAAAAGCAAAAGCCAATAAAAAAAAGTAAGCAATCCTTTGTCTCTTCATTGAACACAATATTCCTATCACTAATATCCATAGTGAAGTAATCGTATGGCTTAAAACTAACCATTTGATAAATGTTTCAAAAGATAAAATATAAAATATTGGTAACAAACATTGAACCAAAATAAATCCCCAATTCCAAACATCCAATTGAGGTAAAACTTTTTTTGTTTGTAATAAAGTTCGCATAAATATGAGAAAAATAATTAAAACAATTGATATGATAATATTAACGGAATATTGGTCCAACCAAGGTGAGTTATCCCATAAATATTCAGAAGCAATACCGTTATGTGTTGCAATTGCAATTGCGGAACTCAAAACTACCAAAACATATAATAAATAACTAATGTCTTTATGGATCAAATAGACAAATAAATTAAAAACTATCATTGCTAAAGTAATTCCGAAGTAGATCGCTTGTAAAACATGATCATCAATTTCATGCCGGTCATAGGATTTTTGATTCCAAATTTGAATTGGTAAGTTTATAGCATTTGGCGAATTGACTTTGAAGTAAATTGTCACTTCGGAATTCTTTGAAAATTCGATTGGAAAAACAAAAAATCTAGATTGATAAGGTCGATTTACAGAAGGAACTAAATATCCTGACTGTATAATTTTGACTCCATCTTTTGATTCCAAATACAAATCTAAAGTCTTAATCCGAGGGTATGCGACTACCAAACTCGTTTGTATCTCTCTATCAAGTGGATTGAATATCTTTGTTTTTAACCAAAAATTAGAATTCGAATAGGAAAAATTAAATGCTTCTTTTGTCTTTGGAATCTGTAAAAATGGAAGATTGGATTCATTCGATTTAATATCTTGGAATTCTAATTTTTGTGTTGGATCTTCAAAAACAGACATGTACTTTGCCAAATATATTGGTTTGTCTTGTAAAAATTTTAGATCAACACTTGTATCATTTGCGTATAATCCGAAACTAACAATTAACATGAGATAGATGAATAATAGTTTTTGAATTTTCATTTTTTTTAAATTAACTTGGCAGTTTCTAGAAACAAATCTAATGAATATAGTATATTCTTTTCTGAAAAAATTAGAATCCCTTCGAAACTTACACTCAAACCAACAGATCCAGGTAATATTTTTCTGAAATTCAAATCGTCATTTTGATTAAAGAATAACAACTCCACCTGATCTCCTTCACTGTATTCATCAAAACAAGACAAAAGCACTATTGAATGAGTTCCATCAAAACTAAAAAGATTCAAAACTTCAGATTGGATGGAAAGATTATTTAATTCTTCTCCATTAAAATCAATTATTACGATCGATTGGTAATCATTTGTAATCACAAGATTCTTTTCTGTAACTAAAATAGGAACTTTTGTAGTTCCAAAAGAATGAGAGCTCAAAGTATCTGAACTTGTGAAATTAAGTTCTTTGATTTGATTCAGATTATTGTCCAGAAGATATGATTTGTCCCAAACAAAAGGAATATATATTCCACCTGGAATAGTTACAGGTGGAGATGCCAACTCATAAAGTAATTGGATTCCAGATTCTTTTTTTTGGAAAAATCGAATTTGTTCACCTGTTTGGATTTGATCAATGATGGAATAATAATAATAGAAATTGGAATGAGAATCAATGAAAACAGGATGGTATTTGGATTGGTGATGAAATATAATATTCCATTTAAGATCTGTAATAAATACTCCTTTTAAAGTATGGAAAACATAGGAGCCCGATTCAGTTTCAAAAACTTTCCCGGAAAAAGGATCACCATCTGGTGTTTTTATTTTTTGAATGATTTGTTTTGAATTTAGATCATAAATATGAACTTCGTTTGAATGAGGGATAAACAATTTCCCAGATAAAATAAAAAAGTTGAAATTATGTACCACTCGATTTTCTGAAACATCTCTTTCATCAGTCGATAAAATTTCATAACAACGAAGGGAAAGTAAAATTGATATAAGTAAATTTCCTTCTAAACTAAATATTAATAATTCGTTCGGCCTATTTAGTTTTGAAAAATATTCGGATCCTTTTTGAAACCCTTGGTAATAACATAAATAACCAGAATGGTAAAATAAATAGGGGATTGACATCCCTTCTAAAAAGGGACCTTTCACTTCTTGTTTCCAAATTATTTTGTTTTCTGGGTGTTTTAAACAAGTGAGAAAATAGGCACCTTCGTTATGTGATAACATCACAAATAAATCAATACCTATCCATTCTGTTACAAGGACAGATTCATCGGGAGAAAGAGTAATGACCTGCCTAACATTTCCTGGAAATCCATTTGACTTTACTTCCTCATATTCCTTTGGATATTTTTTTTGAAACCAAGTACGTAACCAAACTTTTGCTGAACTTGGTAAATGAGGGACTCTTTCCAAATAAAGTTTTTTAAGTGTTTCCGATTCTTTAGAAGATATTGCCTCTAATATTTCAGGAAAAAAAGTATATGGGAAGAGAGAATTGGTATTCTTTAAGAACGAAGATACCGTTGGATTTCGGATTAATTCTGAACGCTGATCATCAAGTAATTCTGCAGTTTGTTCGTAATACTCTGGATAGGTGGAACGTGGGTCTCCTGTCCCTTTCAGATGGATCCACCAATAATTATGGCATTGCAAACACTCATATATTTCTTGGTAGGGATTTGCTGAATTGCCAACTATATTATGGATTGGAAATTCCGGAATCCGGTTCAGTTCCTGGACAGGTTCCAAACGAGAAAAAGATTTCGATCCGTTTTGACAGAACAAACATACCATAATGAGAAGGTGTTAAGTTAGTTCTAAAATTTAAACTAGGTCAAGTCAATTTCTATCAAAAGGAAAACTCAAGCCACATCACATATTTCTTGGCAATAAAAGATAAGTTATATAAATTAAGTCATTCCCTATGCCTGCTTCCGAAAATTCCTACGAAACCTTACTTGCTTTAATCCAAAAATTAGAGAAGGAGAACCAGTTCTTAAAACAAAACCAAACGTCTTTAGACGATCACCAAACTAAAATTAATGACCTCTTACAATTCACGCAGTTTTCAATTGATACGATTTCGGATTCTATCTTTTGGTTAGATGAAAACGGAAGGTACGTTTTTGTTAATAATGCTGCGTGTAGAAATTTTGGTTATAAAAAAGAAGAACTTCTGTCCATGGTGATGTTTGAAGTAGATCCACTTTTTTCAAAGGAAATTTGGGATGTCCATTGGAATGAAATTTTAGAGAAAAAAACATTCACTATAGAAACAATAAATAAACGAAAAGATGGGACTCCAGTTCCTATCGAAGTGACTGTCAATTTGGTCGAATATGATGGAAAAAAATACAATTGTGCTATTGTACGGGATATAACAGAACGAAAACGAAGTGAGTCAAAGTTAAAACAGGCGACACTTCGACTAGAAGAATTAAATGCAACAAAGGATAAATTTTTCTCAATCATTGCTCATGATTTAAAAGGGCCACTTGGTTCTCATAGAGAATTTACAAAAAATCTAAGTGAAAATATTAGCCAACTTACGGAAGAAGAAAGAAACTTAAACTTCCAAATTTTAAATGAATCATCTGAAAAACTTTATTCATTAATGGAAAATTTATTACATTGGGCAAGTACACAAAATGGAATTATTAATTTTAAACCAGTTAAAATACAAGTTTTTGAACTCATTCAAAAAACAGTAGATTTGTTGTATTTATCCATTCAAAAGAAACAAATCCAAATATTAAACCTAGTTCCAAAATCTTTACATATATATGCTGATTCTTTTATGATCGAAACAATTTTTCGAAATTTAATTACAAATGCGATCAAATACAGTAATTCAAATCAAACTATTGAAATTGGTTACCAAATTTTAAATGGAACGACAACTCAGCTATCACACCAATTTTTTGTGAAAGACGAAGGTGTTGGGATGTCTGATAATCAAATCCATTCGTTGTTTCGGTTGGATAAGAAGTATTCAACTCCAGGCACTGCGCAAGAAACGGGAACTGGCCTAGGTCTAATCTTATGTAAGGATTTTGTAGAAAAACATGGTGGGAAAATTTGGGTCGATAGTAAGTACAATCATGGTACAACTTTCTACATTGAATTAGGACATATCACAATTTAAGTATCATCTCCTATCTAACTTGATTCGTTTTTTCATTCCAAAACACATTATAGAATTTTTTTAATGGATACCGAAACAACGATTTGCATTTTTGAAAGAATGCGAAGAACCCAAGTAATAAAACTTTTTCTAATTTTATTTGTATCCCTACCATTAGTTGCACAACCTGTAGACCAATCAAATCAAACAAAAAATCCACCGCCAACAACTCCCAAAAAATCATTTTTTGGATCACGCCTTGCGGTTTTAGAATTAGCTGGAGAATTTGTACAAACACCTTCGGAAGGTGGCCCACAATCTGTTTCAAGTATTCTCAATTCAGCTCGAGTTGCTTCCAGTTTTGTCAATAGTGGGACAACATCGAATAACTTAAACCCTCCAGGTATCATCACAGAAAGTGCGGAATCAAGACCAACATCAACAATCTCACCTCGAATCAAATACTCTCATCAATTTTCAGAAGACTTTTTTGTTGGTTTTGTCTATGCGAGAGGTGAACAATACAATGATTCAAGAACTAGTTTTAGTACAAATGGACTTTATCTAAATGATAAAATTCGTTCTGGGGTAAATGAAGTTGGTTTTAAAATTGGAATTGGTCCAATTAATTATCTAACAGACTCTAGTTCTTCAGAATTAAGTTTTACCTATTCTGAACTTTCTTCGAAAGGTCCATTCCAATCATTCCAGTTAAAATTTCCTTTTTTGAGAACAGGAGAACAAACTGTAACAGAAGGATATGCTTTCTCAACCGGTTCTGTGGAATTTCGTACGAAAAATTATGGAATGAATTATGGGTTTGCAACTTCAATCACTGATTGGCTCAACTTGTACATGATAGGAGAATTCACAATTTTTGCAGGGCAATTAAAACTCCTGAATTACGGGCTCGAAACTTCATCAACGGGAAGTTTGAATGCAAGTAACCAAGTGGTGTTTAGTCCCCCCGTTACAAAAACGGATCTAACTGCCTTCCAATCTAAGGAAGGTTTGGCGAGGGGACTCGGTGGGGCAACGGTTTCCTTTGAAATTGGTCTAGTTTGGAAACTGTTCGACACCTTAGGGATAAAATACGGTGGTTTTTATCAACTTTCTTCTTTTAGTGTTTCGGAAGTGACTGGATTCAATTTAGGCCAAGGAAAAACTCCAGTTGAGTTAAGTTCTGTGCCAGACATCAATTCCTCCCAAAGTTCAAAAGAATTTGGATCTTTTGGTGTGAATGTATCGCTTGTGAAAAACTTTTGAGGAGGTTTTCTTGTCTTATTTTTAGAGGGTAATTCCTTGGGTGATAGGACAAGTATGAAACACAAATCAATATTATATGCTCAAAAACTAGACTTTCAATGGCCAACTTCTGATCCATTTCTCTTCTGTGTCCATCACGAAGACTTTTATCCAAACGGGAATGGAAAATTTGGTCCCAATGCATCCTTACAAGGAAGGCAAATTGGCCAAGATTTTGTTGGTAAAGATGGTTGGAGGATGTACCACGGAGAAACCATTCCGGGATTTCCAGGCCACCCACATAGAGGTTTCGAAACAGTAACTGTTGTTCAGCGAGGATTAGTAGACCATGCTGATTCACAAGGAGCCGCTGGAAGATATGGTGATGGTGATGTCCAATGGATGACAGCAGGAGCTGGTATCCAACATTCTGAAATGTTTCCTCTCATCAATGAATCAGGAGAAAACACTCTTGAACTCTTTCAAATTTGGCTCAATTTACCCGCAAAACATAAATTTGTTGATCCGCATTTTACAATGTTTTGGAATGAAGATATCCCCGTTAAAACCATTACAGATTCGAACGGCAAAAAAGTAAAAATCAAAACAGTCGCAGGATCATTGTTTGGTGATAAACCTCTAGATCCTCCTCCCAATTCCTGGGCAGGTGATCCAAAAAATGACGTAGGAATTTATATTTTGGATTTAGAACCAGAAGTTCAATTTGATTTACCAAAAACTTCAGAAGGGAATCTTAGGAATGTCTATTATTTCCGCGGAGAAGGTCTTGTTATGGATGGAACACAAGTTCCTGGCAAACACATGTACAATCTAAAAGCTGATGAATCAGTTGAAATCCGAAATGGATCGGAAGCTGGTAGGATTCTCATTTTAGAAGGAAAACCAATTGCAGAACCTGTGGTCCAATATGGTCCTTTTGTGATGAACAAACAGGAAGAAATCCAACAAGCTTTTGATGATTATCGGAAAACACAATTTGGTGGTTGGCCTTGGGATTCTTATGATCCCGTCCATGTTGGCAAAGGAAGGTTTGCCAAACACGCAAATGGAAAAGAAGAATTTCCTACAAAATCTAAGTAAAAAAGTATGAAAGCGGATCGGTATTTACCGGTCCGTCAAACAACCAGTACTTGCATCCTTCACCATCTGGATGTACTTCCACAGATACCCACTTGTAACACGATATGGTGGTTTTTTCCATTTTGCACGACGTTTTTCCAATTCATCTGCACTTACATTTAACTCTAGTTTGTTGGTTCGAGCATCAATGGAAATCACATCTCCGTCCTCAACAAAAGCAATTTCACCACCTTCCATTGCTTCGGGTGTGATATGACCAACAACAAAACCATGGCTTCCCCCAGAGAATCGTCCATCTGTGATGAGGGCCACATTATCACCAAGTCCCGCACCAATGATGGCTGACGTTGGTTTTAACATCTCAGGCATCCCAGGTCCACCTTTTGGTCCCACATAACGGATCACAACTACATGGCCAGGTTTTACTTTTCCGTCACGTATCCCTTCGTTCGCTTCTACTTCGGAATCAAAACAAATGGCTTTCCCTTCAAACATTTCACCTTCATGGCCAGTGATTTTTGCCACTGCGCCTTTTTTGGCAATGTTACCATATAACACTTGTATATGTCCTTCTTTTTTGATTGGGTTACTCACTGGTCGAAGTAAGTCTTGGTCTTTTGGAAGGTCAGGAAGTGATTCTAAATTTTCTGCAATGGTTTTACCAGTTACAGTCATACACGTACCATCTAACATTCCTTCTTTCAGCATAAATTTCATGATAGCTGGTGTTCCACCAATCGCAAAAAGGTCTTCCATTAAATACTTTCCACTTGGTTTCATGTCAGCAAGGAGTGGTGTTGTATCGGTTACCTTTTGGATTTGGTCTAAGTCCAAATCAATTCCCATTGTCCTTGCAATGGCAATCATGTGTAGGGCTGCATTAGTAGATCCACCGAGGATGGTGATGACACGAAGTGCATTGAGAATGGATTTTGGAGTGATGATATCTGATGGTTTGATGTCTTTTTCTAAAAGATTGTAAATATACTTTCCGATCTCTTGGCATTCTTTCTTTTTTTCTTCACTACGAGCAGGTGATGAGGAACTATATGGCAAACTCATACCCATCACTTCGATGGCGGTTGCCATTGTATTGGCCGTATACATCCCACCGCAAGCTCCAGGCCCCGGGCAGGAATTTTTGATCACTTCTTTAAAATCTTCTTCAGAAATTTTACCGTTAATTTTTTTTCCATACGCTTCAAAAGCAGAAACAATATTTAATTTTTCACCTTTAAAATGACCACCGTTGATGGTTCCACCATACACCATAATGGCGGGACGATTCAGCCTTGCCATTGCCATAATGGCCCCTGGCATATTTTTGTCACAACCTGCTGTGAAAATGAGTCCGTCATAAAAATGAGCACCAGAAATGGTTTCAATAGAGTCCGCTATGATCTCACGAGAGGGAAGGGAAAAACGCATTCCATCATTCCCATTAGTAATCCCGTCACTCACCCCAATAGTATTGAAAAGTAGCCCAACCATTTGTTTTGTATCGAGGACACTTTTCTTTTGAAGTGCGGCAAGTGTCGTCAAATGCATATTACAAGGATTCCCATCAAAACCAGTACTACCAATACCAACAAAAGGTTTGTTTAAGTCTTCGTAGGGAACTCCAGATCCAATGATCATGGCTTGGGAAGCAGGGAGAGATTCATCTTGGGTTAAAACGCGGCTGTATCGATTCAAACTCATAATTAATAATTTCCTTGGGATTAAAGTCAAAATGGTAGAGACGAAGAGAAAGGAAAGCGGATTTTCAAGATTAAGGAAGTACGATTTCTATAAGAATTTTGTTTTCGTTATTTCCTTGGGCCAAATTTTTTTCCCATTCTAGAAATTCTAACTGCAAACAACTGTTAGCCTTATCACGAGACGATTGAGGCAAAAATCCATTTGTCGAAATTATTTTTGCAGCTTTCGCAACTTTGCCTCTTGTTGATTCTAACCATTGGATTTCAACGAAAGTGGCAAGTCTAGTTCCTGCACTTGGTTGGATACCAGAAACTTCACAAGATTCCGTTACCGAAAATCCATATTTTGACTTAAAGGTATCGATATTGGCATTTGTGGTCGCCTTTAAACTCAAAAGGCCTGATTGTAATATTGATTCTTGGCAATCTGGAATTCTACTTTGAATGTTTCTAGTTTCGTTTATGGTAAAGTTTACTTCTGCTTGTGTCACAATGAGTTGGTTTACATTACATACTCCTAATGGACGACGGCTACAAACTCTAGAATTAGTATCATTATCAAGTTTGATACAATTACCAAAATTCCTTTGCCATGATAAAGTTGTGAGTATCCAAGTTTGTTTTTCTTCCTCTTGTTTTTGCACTTCCTCACCACTTTCAAAACAAGAAAATAGAGCAAAAATAATGAACAATAGTAAAAACCGATGCTTCAAAATCTTACCTCCATTCCAATATTAATCAGAGGGATGATTGCCATTTTTCCATTGGGTGTTTGGGAAATGATAAAGGGTGAATTTACAGTATCATAGGTTGGGCTTGGATTTTGATTCCTTTGGTAATTTTTTGTATTATCAAATTCAAAACCAGCTTGGTTCCTTCGGCCATAAAAATTCACAAACTCAATGTAAGTATTAATATAACCCCATGAATAATTTTCAATTCTATCAATGCGTAAATCAAATTGGTGGAAAGGCAAAAACCGATCACTATTATAATTTCCAGAATAATTTGGGAAATATAAATTCAAACCAAAGGTGGCTGCTTGGTTTGCTCGAGTAGCGCCCGTTAAGGGAGTATACGGTGTACCTGAAAAATACCGGAGACGACCTCCTACCATCCATTCAGGATTAAACTTATATCCAAAAACCAAATTTAGGATATGTGTTCTATCCAGGTCATATAATTCTTGTTTGTCATTATTATAAATCAGTTCTAAGTTATTATCATCGTAATAATTAAGATAATTGGTTCCAATTTTTGTTTGGGCCAATAGAGTTCTTGTGTTGTTCTGTAAGGTTCGGTTCCTTGATTCTTCACTCGTAAGTCTCGATTGGTTATTAATTCGTTTTGTGATTGAATTGGTATAAGAAATCCATCCGAATAAACCCGATTGTTCGCGCGGGTCTTTTGTTTTTTTTAGAAAAATCTCTACCCCTTCCGAATACCCATAACCAGCGTTTGAATAATTTAAATTTTTAGGAGTGATTGGATTGGAAAGGACTCTCGCAGTTTCATTCACAAAAATGCGAGTATCATTATTCAAAGCATAAGGATCTACAATGTAAGCATCGGGAACAATTATGTTTTGAAAGATATTTCGAAAACCTTCGATTTTGATTTGCCAATGGTTGGCGAAATCTTGGCTAACACCCAAAGAATTATGTTCGGCCCTCTCCATAAATAGATTAGGATTCCCTGACTTTTTGGAAAGCGCCTCCACGGAAACTGGTGCATTATAATGAATTCCGTGACCAGCCATAATACTTGTTTTTGTAGATTCAAACACATAACCAGCAGTGATTCTTGGTGCTAAATTTGTTTCGTTACTGCCCGAATAATTGTCTACCCGTGCACCAGGAGTTAGGCGAATACCACCATATTTAAATTGGAACTCTGAATAAGCAGATTTTTCACGGTATCGGATCCGATCTCCATCGATCACCGAACGAAATGCTGCATTGGAATTAAGTAAGTCATTAAAGATATTGTAAAATAAACGGTTGTAAGAAGAGATATTTTCTCCTTTTAAGGTGGTCTCTCGAAATCTGCCTTGGACACCAGCTTCAAATTTTAAGTGCTCTTCCCAGATTTCCCATTCAAACGCATTTTGTACATAGGTGATGGTGTCCGAAGTTCGGTTTTGTAAACCGAAAATATTTTCTGCAGTTAGTGGATTCGTAAATCTAAGTTCAAAAAATTCATCAAACCACGTACGAGAGTATGATAAAGTATTTCGAAACGATTTTCCCTTCCATACATAACGCACTCCATCCGTTCGAAACATACGATCGAGACCCGTAGGCGGTCTTGGGTCTTCCCCACCTCGCTCCAAATCAGCTTGCGCTTTTGTATACGCCTGCCTATCCCTTGTTCCGAAGGTTTGAAACGTAATCCGATGGTCAGAATTAATATCCCATATCAATTTCCATTGGTAATCATGATATTCTGCATATTTGGCGTCTTCAGGGATACCTTGTGGGTAGGCTTGCAACAAAACTAAATTAGGATAATTTTTTCGTCCCGAACTTATCATCGCAAGTCCAGGTAGGACTTTTGATTGGTTATATATATCAGATAAAAACAAATTTACATTGATGATGGTTTTGTTTTCTTCCACGCGATCAGTACCTTCTATGGCAATGATCCCTCCAGTCGCATAACCATACTTTGCTGGAAATGCTCCTGTATACACATCGAATGATTTGATCACATTATTATTCAAAACTGAGGATTGGTTTCCTAAATGGAATGGATATGGAAGCGGAAATCCATCAAAGTAGTATTGGTTTTGCCGAGTTCCCCCTCCTCTTAAAGACAAATCTCCCCTTTCGCTATTCGAGTAAGGATTTCCGGAGATCAAATTCGTACCGATATTAGTAAACACAGATGGTAAAA
The sequence above is a segment of the Leptospira sp. WS39.C2 genome. Coding sequences within it:
- a CDS encoding 7TM diverse intracellular signaling domain-containing protein yields the protein MKIQKLLFIYLMLIVSFGLYANDTSVDLKFLQDKPIYLAKYMSVFEDPTQKLEFQDIKSNESNLPFLQIPKTKEAFNFSYSNSNFWLKTKIFNPLDREIQTSLVVAYPRIKTLDLYLESKDGVKIIQSGYLVPSVNRPYQSRFFVFPIEFSKNSEVTIYFKVNSPNAINLPIQIWNQKSYDRHEIDDHVLQAIYFGITLAMIVFNLFVYLIHKDISYLLYVLVVLSSAIAIATHNGIASEYLWDNSPWLDQYSVNIIISIVLIIFLIFMRTLLQTKKVLPQLDVWNWGFILVQCLLPIFYILSFETFIKWLVLSHTITSLWILVIGILCSMKRQRIAYFFLLAFAFLFLALIISTLRALGIIPTNVFTIEGPQYGSAAEMMLLAFALADRYNFIIQEKEAAENLVKLNLEKSNLELEEKVKERTFKLNQTLTVMRRDLFVAKKIQENSISVDPKLEEALHFVYKYLPVSEVGGDFFDIIQLKDFNYRIFIADATGHGVHAAMITMAIKGIYDPIKEFDLPPNKIMEIFNEEFMDNFVSLNSLLTAMIIDIHFDTKMIQFASAGHPSAVLLQNHTLQLLSKTGRMIGLKKQTHYEKVEISFQSGDRLFVFTDGVYEAFNQKDEEFGEDKLYQLFIDTIHLSLSEVEEDLLKALQKFQNGQDRQDDLTILGFDLK
- a CDS encoding PAS domain S-box protein, producing the protein MPASENSYETLLALIQKLEKENQFLKQNQTSLDDHQTKINDLLQFTQFSIDTISDSIFWLDENGRYVFVNNAACRNFGYKKEELLSMVMFEVDPLFSKEIWDVHWNEILEKKTFTIETINKRKDGTPVPIEVTVNLVEYDGKKYNCAIVRDITERKRSESKLKQATLRLEELNATKDKFFSIIAHDLKGPLGSHREFTKNLSENISQLTEEERNLNFQILNESSEKLYSLMENLLHWASTQNGIINFKPVKIQVFELIQKTVDLLYLSIQKKQIQILNLVPKSLHIYADSFMIETIFRNLITNAIKYSNSNQTIEIGYQILNGTTTQLSHQFFVKDEGVGMSDNQIHSLFRLDKKYSTPGTAQETGTGLGLILCKDFVEKHGGKIWVDSKYNHGTTFYIELGHITI
- a CDS encoding pirin family protein, whose product is MKHKSILYAQKLDFQWPTSDPFLFCVHHEDFYPNGNGKFGPNASLQGRQIGQDFVGKDGWRMYHGETIPGFPGHPHRGFETVTVVQRGLVDHADSQGAAGRYGDGDVQWMTAGAGIQHSEMFPLINESGENTLELFQIWLNLPAKHKFVDPHFTMFWNEDIPVKTITDSNGKKVKIKTVAGSLFGDKPLDPPPNSWAGDPKNDVGIYILDLEPEVQFDLPKTSEGNLRNVYYFRGEGLVMDGTQVPGKHMYNLKADESVEIRNGSEAGRILILEGKPIAEPVVQYGPFVMNKQEEIQQAFDDYRKTQFGGWPWDSYDPVHVGKGRFAKHANGKEEFPTKSK
- the ilvD gene encoding dihydroxy-acid dehydratase, with amino-acid sequence MSLNRYSRVLTQDESLPASQAMIIGSGVPYEDLNKPFVGIGSTGFDGNPCNMHLTTLAALQKKSVLDTKQMVGLLFNTIGVSDGITNGNDGMRFSLPSREIIADSIETISGAHFYDGLIFTAGCDKNMPGAIMAMARLNRPAIMVYGGTINGGHFKGEKLNIVSAFEAYGKKINGKISEEDFKEVIKNSCPGPGACGGMYTANTMATAIEVMGMSLPYSSSSPARSEEKKKECQEIGKYIYNLLEKDIKPSDIITPKSILNALRVITILGGSTNAALHMIAIARTMGIDLDLDQIQKVTDTTPLLADMKPSGKYLMEDLFAIGGTPAIMKFMLKEGMLDGTCMTVTGKTIAENLESLPDLPKDQDLLRPVSNPIKKEGHIQVLYGNIAKKGAVAKITGHEGEMFEGKAICFDSEVEANEGIRDGKVKPGHVVVIRYVGPKGGPGMPEMLKPTSAIIGAGLGDNVALITDGRFSGGSHGFVVGHITPEAMEGGEIAFVEDGDVISIDARTNKLELNVSADELEKRRAKWKKPPYRVTSGYLWKYIQMVKDASTGCLTDR
- a CDS encoding TonB-dependent receptor plug domain-containing protein, which encodes MKPIPFWIPFANFIFVLFVLFDGTNRLYADGNLEVTFQIVKSNSGKPVSNAVVISKKAKTSGISNAEGIAKLTFPEPGYYEIKVSTADRTESLFREVRFKGQVILVSISESNLSGILVSGERDKTPLSRYGLVQDEIKRLPGVSGDSLKALQTIPGVVIGAPVGILPSVFTNIGTNLISGNPYSNSERGDLSLRGGGTRQNQYYFDGFPLPYPFHLGNQSSVLNNNVIKSFDVYTGAFPAKYGYATGGIIAIEGTDRVEENKTIINVNLFLSDIYNQSKVLPGLAMISSGRKNYPNLVLLQAYPQGIPEDAKYAEYHDYQWKLIWDINSDHRITFQTFGTRDRQAYTKAQADLERGGEDPRPPTGLDRMFRTDGVRYVWKGKSFRNTLSYSRTWFDEFFELRFTNPLTAENIFGLQNRTSDTITYVQNAFEWEIWEEHLKFEAGVQGRFRETTLKGENISSYNRLFYNIFNDLLNSNAAFRSVIDGDRIRYREKSAYSEFQFKYGGIRLTPGARVDNYSGSNETNLAPRITAGYVFESTKTSIMAGHGIHYNAPVSVEALSKKSGNPNLFMERAEHNSLGVSQDFANHWQIKIEGFRNIFQNIIVPDAYIVDPYALNNDTRIFVNETARVLSNPITPKNLNYSNAGYGYSEGVEIFLKKTKDPREQSGLFGWISYTNSITKRINNQSRLTSEESRNRTLQNNTRTLLAQTKIGTNYLNYYDDNNLELIYNNDKQELYDLDRTHILNLVFGYKFNPEWMVGGRLRYFSGTPYTPLTGATRANQAATFGLNLYFPNYSGNYNSDRFLPFHQFDLRIDRIENYSWGYINTYIEFVNFYGRRNQAGFEFDNTKNYQRNQNPSPTYDTVNSPFIISQTPNGKMAIIPLINIGMEVRF